The Prunus persica cultivar Lovell chromosome G8, Prunus_persica_NCBIv2, whole genome shotgun sequence genome includes a region encoding these proteins:
- the LOC18768602 gene encoding probable protein phosphatase 2C 51 isoform X4, which yields MEAYRGLLFPLGFLIIIAVATLSHGESSTCLTVYKEGGAPAVFQSPKCPRWTHSDYASYSRSTSRCQTAMLQGHRKSLEDRTLCALDLRIPFPGKAGVKEVTVGIVAVFDGHNGAEASEMASKLLLEYFVLHTYFLIDASYSAILKKGSGSLQTSADHHSIFQRYNWDGLLDRHELDLGRFKHSFQANFDDSFHFEILKEALLRAIHDIDAKFSMEASRKNLVSGSTATIILLADGQILVANIGDSKALLCSEKFQSPAEAKATYLRLYRQERRNGAISRLRNYKNLDLASSTGLVHFSVKELTRDHHPDRDDEKLRVETAGGYVLEWGGVPRVNGELAISRAIGDVSFKSYGVISAPELTDWQPLTVNDTYLVAASDGVFEKLNVQDVCDLLWEVRSYDSGRSELSSSCSYSLADCIVNTAFEKGSMDNVAAVVVPLVSTGFSESLLKERSVGEGDVKYTASGLQSTHEGSANDCSYAIKQLEYAHPVVSKFDRLLTLFYCV from the exons ATGGAGGCTTACAGAGGTCTCCTGTTcccattagggtttctgatAATAATAGCCGTTGCGACTCTCTCTCACGGAGAATCGTCGACGTGCTTGACGGTCTACAAAGAAGGCGGTGCTCCGGCGGTCTTCCAATCTCCAAAATGCCCTCGCTGGACGCACTCCGATTACGCTTCCTACTCTCGAAGCACCTCGCGCTGTCAAACTGCCATGCTTCAAGGTCACCGGAAGTCCCTCGAGGATCGCACCCTCTGCGCTCTCGACCTTCGCATCCCCTTCCCTG GTAAAGCAGGGGTTAAGGAGGTTACAGTTGGAATTGTTGCTGTTTTCGATGGTCATAATGGGGCTGAAGCTAGTGAGATGGCTTCGAAGCTTTTATTAGAGTATTTCGTTTTGCATACCTACTTTCTCATCGATGCATCATACTCTGCTATCTTGAAGAAAGGCTCGGGAAGTTTGCAAACTAGTGCAGACCATCATTCTATTTTTCAACGGTATAATTGGGATGGCCTACTCGATCGGCATGAATTGGATCTTGGAAG GTTTAAGCATTCATTCCAAGCAAATTTTGACGATTCTTTCcactttgaaattttgaaagaaGCATTGTTGAGGGCAATACATGATATAGATGCAAAATTTTCGATG GAAGCATCTAGAAAAAATCTGGTTTCCGGATCCACAGCTACGATTATACTACTTGCTGATGGTCAAATCTTAGTTGCAAATATTGGAGACTCAAAGGCTTTATTGTGCTcagaaaaatttcaatctcctgCAGAGGCTAAGG CCACTTATTTAAGATTATACAGGCAGGAAAGGCGTAATGGTGCTATTTCACGCCTAAGAAACTATAAAAACTTGGACTTGGCTTCCTCCACTGGATTGGTGCATTTTTCTGTCAAGGAATTGACAAGAGATCATCATCCTGACAGAGACGATGAAAAATTACGGGTGGAAACTGCCGGTGGCTATGTTCTTGAATGGGGTGGTGTGCCTCGAGTCAATGGTGAGCTGGCTATTTCCCGAGCTATTGGTGATGTCTCCTTTAAAAG TTATGGGGTCATATCTGCACCAGAGTTGACTGATTGGCAACCCCTGACTGTAAATGATACCTATCTGGTGGCTGCATCTGATGGAGTTTTTGAGAAGCTGAACGTGCAGGATGTTTGTGATTTGTTGTGGGAAGTACGGAGTTATGATTCTGGGAGATCCGAGCTCTCTTCCTCATGTTCATACTCATTAGCTGATTGCATAGTGAATACtgcatttgaaaagggcagtATGGATAATGTGGCAGCTGTTGTTGTTCCGTTGGTATCTACTGGGTTTTCCGAAAGTTTGTTGAAGGAAAGGTCAGTTGGAGAGGGAGACGTAAAGTACACAGCATCAGGACTTCAGTCCACCCATGAAGGATCAG CTAATGACTGCTCTTATGCCATAAAACAATTGGAGTATGCTCATCCAGTGGTTTCCAAGTTTGACAGGTTATTG ACTCTCTTCTATTGTGTTTGA
- the LOC18768602 gene encoding uncharacterized protein LOC18768602 isoform X1 — protein sequence MEAYRGLLFPLGFLIIIAVATLSHGESSTCLTVYKEGGAPAVFQSPKCPRWTHSDYASYSRSTSRCQTAMLQGHRKSLEDRTLCALDLRIPFPGKAGVKEVTVGIVAVFDGHNGAEASEMASKLLLEYFVLHTYFLIDASYSAILKKGSGSLQTSADHHSIFQRYNWDGLLDRHELDLGRFKHSFQANFDDSFHFEILKEALLRAIHDIDAKFSMEASRKNLVSGSTATIILLADGQILVANIGDSKALLCSEKFQSPAEAKATYLRLYRQERRNGAISRLRNYKNLDLASSTGLVHFSVKELTRDHHPDRDDEKLRVETAGGYVLEWGGVPRVNGELAISRAIGDVSFKSYGVISAPELTDWQPLTVNDTYLVAASDGVFEKLNVQDVCDLLWEVRSYDSGRSELSSSCSYSLADCIVNTAFEKGSMDNVAAVVVPLVSTGFSESLLKERSVGEGDVKYTASGLQSTHEGSANDCSYAIKQLEYAHPVVSKFDRLLVQGKHGYIGCFILSENLDEHAEYMLQAKDEHEGYVYDLRQALPEAVGQQFGGPLNLYHDQNFCLHLGITVDAKDQCLNPEGFASFLALLESIPFHDAGSNNGSFEYSMPDRRYVLKKRFGRGSYGEVWLAFNWNYHQGTNMSNSSLPDENLLILKRIMVEKGAAVYLSGLREKYFGEIFMNASNRLGGSLSAGISTSVLNESQFDFYGLVETTDPTAYATGNSWTSENLFEEKFHGGFYEEGLNHIARYVESFESQANEIWLVFRYEGVSLSKLMYTVEEETNADEERAEKVNHVQMLCPSKWWHWLKTTKAGQEQMRSLIWQLLMALKSCHDRNITHRDIKPENMVLCFEEEDTGRCLKGIPNGENFTTKMRIIDFGSAMDEFTLKHLYGSTGPSRVEQTNEYTPPEALLHSNWYLRPTNTTLKYDMWSVGVVMLELILGSPNVFQISSHTRILLDRHIKGWNEGLKELAYKLRSFMELCILIPGSFLRHHRTASQAGASPASWKCSEEFFSHQIKSRDPLKLGLVTVCISCVLLDMIYVVLIDAAITCHILLGNCSFPNVWALRLVRQLLLWDPEERLSVDDALQHPYFQPPPRE from the exons ATGGAGGCTTACAGAGGTCTCCTGTTcccattagggtttctgatAATAATAGCCGTTGCGACTCTCTCTCACGGAGAATCGTCGACGTGCTTGACGGTCTACAAAGAAGGCGGTGCTCCGGCGGTCTTCCAATCTCCAAAATGCCCTCGCTGGACGCACTCCGATTACGCTTCCTACTCTCGAAGCACCTCGCGCTGTCAAACTGCCATGCTTCAAGGTCACCGGAAGTCCCTCGAGGATCGCACCCTCTGCGCTCTCGACCTTCGCATCCCCTTCCCTG GTAAAGCAGGGGTTAAGGAGGTTACAGTTGGAATTGTTGCTGTTTTCGATGGTCATAATGGGGCTGAAGCTAGTGAGATGGCTTCGAAGCTTTTATTAGAGTATTTCGTTTTGCATACCTACTTTCTCATCGATGCATCATACTCTGCTATCTTGAAGAAAGGCTCGGGAAGTTTGCAAACTAGTGCAGACCATCATTCTATTTTTCAACGGTATAATTGGGATGGCCTACTCGATCGGCATGAATTGGATCTTGGAAG GTTTAAGCATTCATTCCAAGCAAATTTTGACGATTCTTTCcactttgaaattttgaaagaaGCATTGTTGAGGGCAATACATGATATAGATGCAAAATTTTCGATG GAAGCATCTAGAAAAAATCTGGTTTCCGGATCCACAGCTACGATTATACTACTTGCTGATGGTCAAATCTTAGTTGCAAATATTGGAGACTCAAAGGCTTTATTGTGCTcagaaaaatttcaatctcctgCAGAGGCTAAGG CCACTTATTTAAGATTATACAGGCAGGAAAGGCGTAATGGTGCTATTTCACGCCTAAGAAACTATAAAAACTTGGACTTGGCTTCCTCCACTGGATTGGTGCATTTTTCTGTCAAGGAATTGACAAGAGATCATCATCCTGACAGAGACGATGAAAAATTACGGGTGGAAACTGCCGGTGGCTATGTTCTTGAATGGGGTGGTGTGCCTCGAGTCAATGGTGAGCTGGCTATTTCCCGAGCTATTGGTGATGTCTCCTTTAAAAG TTATGGGGTCATATCTGCACCAGAGTTGACTGATTGGCAACCCCTGACTGTAAATGATACCTATCTGGTGGCTGCATCTGATGGAGTTTTTGAGAAGCTGAACGTGCAGGATGTTTGTGATTTGTTGTGGGAAGTACGGAGTTATGATTCTGGGAGATCCGAGCTCTCTTCCTCATGTTCATACTCATTAGCTGATTGCATAGTGAATACtgcatttgaaaagggcagtATGGATAATGTGGCAGCTGTTGTTGTTCCGTTGGTATCTACTGGGTTTTCCGAAAGTTTGTTGAAGGAAAGGTCAGTTGGAGAGGGAGACGTAAAGTACACAGCATCAGGACTTCAGTCCACCCATGAAGGATCAG CTAATGACTGCTCTTATGCCATAAAACAATTGGAGTATGCTCATCCAGTGGTTTCCAAGTTTGACAGGTTATTG GTACAAGGAAAACACGGTTATATTGGCTGTTTTATTCTGTCTGAGAACCTTGATGAACATGCAGAGTACATGTTGCAAGCAAAGGATGAGCACGAAGGTTATGTGTATGACCTGCGTCAGGCTCTTCCTGAGGCCGTTGGCCAACAGTTTG GGGGACCTCTAAATTTGTACCATGACCAGAATTTTTGCTTGCACCTTGGAATTACTGTTGATGCTAAAGATCAATGCTTAAATCCTGAAGGCTTTGCCAGTTTCCTTGCTTTGCTTGAATCAATTCCTTTCCATGATGCTGGCTCAAACAATGGATCATTTGAATATTCAATGCCAGACAGGAG GTATGTACTAAAAAAGAGGTTTGGTCGTGGATCGTATGGTGAAGTATGGCTGGCTTTTAATTGGAACTATCATCAAGGCACCAATATGTCAAATTCAA GCCTTCCTGATGAGAACTTGCTCATTTTAAAACGCATAATG GTGGAGAAAGGGGCTGCTGTTTATTTAAGTGGTTTACGGGAGAAGTATTTTGGGGAAATTTTTATGAATGCCTCTAATCGTCTTGGAGGTTCTCTATCAGCTGGAATATCAACCTCTGTCTTGAATGAATCACAGTTTGATTTCTATGGCTTGGTAGAAACAACTGACCCAACGGCCTATGCAACAGGAAATAGTTGGACTTCTGAAAACttgtttgaagaaaaatttcaTGGAGGTTTCTATGAAGAAGGGTTGAACCATATTGCTAGATACGTGGAGTCTTTTGAATCTCAAGCAAATGAAATATGGCTTGTATTTCGTTACGAGGGCGTGTCTTTATCAAAGCTTATGTACACTGTGGAAGAAGAGACTAATGCAGATGAAGAAAGAGCTGAAAAAGTGAATCATGTCCAGATGCTGTGTCCATCAAAATGGTGGCATTGGTTGAAGACAACAAAAGCAGGACAGGAGCAAATGCGCAGTCTTATATGGCAGTTG TTGATGGCATTGAAGTCCTGTCATGACCGTAATATTACCCATAGAGATATCAAACCTG aaaatatggtgttatgcttTGAAGAGGAAGACACTGGGAGATGTCTGAAAGGAATTCCAAATGGCGAAAACTTCACCACCAAAAT GCGCATTATTGACTTCGGTAGTGCAATGGATGAGTTCACTCTAAAGCATTTATATGGGTCTACTGGACCATCCAG AGTTGAACAGACTAATGAATATACTCCCCCTGAAGCCTTACTTCATTCTAATTGGTACCTGAGGCCCACCAACACAACATTAAA GTACGATATGTGGAGTGTTGGTGTTGTGATGTTAGAGTTGATCTTAGGATCACCAAATGTTTTCCAGATTAGTAGTCACACACGTATTCTTTTAGACCGGCATATAAAGGGATGGAATGAAGGCTTAAAGGAGCTTGCATACAA ACTTAGATCATTCATGGAGTTGTGCATCTTAATCCCTGGGAGTTTCTTACGACATCACCGAACAGCGAGCCAG GCTGGAGCATCACCGGCTTCTTGGAAATGCTCAGAAGAGTTTTTCTCCCATCAGATAAAGAGTAGAGATCCGCTTAAGTTGGGGTTAGTAACTGTTTGTATCAGTTGTGTCTTATTAGACATGATTTATGTTGTACTTATTGATGCTGCAATAACATGCCATATACTTCTTGGAAACTGCAGCTTTCCAAATGTTTGGGCTTTGCGGTTGGTACGCCAGCTATTACTCTGGGATCCT GAGGAGCGGTTGAGTGTTGATGATGCTTTGCAACATCCATATTTCCAGCCTCCTCCCAGGGAATGA
- the LOC18768602 gene encoding uncharacterized protein LOC18768602 isoform X3 encodes MEAYRGLLFPLGFLIIIAVATLSHGESSTCLTVYKEGGAPAVFQSPKCPRWTHSDYASYSRSTSRCQTAMLQGHRKSLEDRTLCALDLRIPFPGKAGVKEVTVGIVAVFDGHNGAEASEMASKLLLEYFVLHTYFLIDASYSAILKKGSGSLQTSADHHSIFQRYNWDGLLDRHELDLGRFKHSFQANFDDSFHFEILKEALLRAIHDIDAKFSMEASRKNLVSGSTATIILLADGQILVANIGDSKALLCSEKFQSPAEAKATYLRLYRQERRNGAISRLRNYKNLDLASSTGLVHFSVKELTRDHHPDRDDEKLRVETAGGYVLEWGGVPRVNGELAISRAIGDVSFKSYGVISAPELTDWQPLTVNDTYLVAASDGVFEKLNVQDVCDLLWEVRSYDSGRSELSSSCSYSLADCIVNTAFEKGSMDNVAAVVVPLVSTGFSESLLKERSVGEGDVKYTASGLQSTHEGSANDCSYAIKQLEYAHPVVSKFDRLLVQGKHGYIGCFILSENLDEHAEYMLQAKDEHEGYVYDLRQALPEAVGQQFGGPLNLYHDQNFCLHLGITVDAKDQCLNPEGFASFLALLESIPFHDAGSNNGSFEYSMPDRRYVLKKRFGRGSYGEVWLAFNWNYHQGTNMSNSSLPDENLLILKRIMVEKGAAVYLSGLREKYFGEIFMNASNRLGGNSWTSENLFEEKFHGGFYEEGLNHIARYVESFESQANEIWLVFRYEGVSLSKLMYTVEEETNADEERAEKVNHVQMLCPSKWWHWLKTTKAGQEQMRSLIWQLLMALKSCHDRNITHRDIKPENMVLCFEEEDTGRCLKGIPNGENFTTKMRIIDFGSAMDEFTLKHLYGSTGPSRVEQTNEYTPPEALLHSNWYLRPTNTTLKYDMWSVGVVMLELILGSPNVFQISSHTRILLDRHIKGWNEGLKELAYKLRSFMELCILIPGSFLRHHRTASQAGASPASWKCSEEFFSHQIKSRDPLKLGLVTVCISCVLLDMIYVVLIDAAITCHILLGNCSFPNVWALRLVRQLLLWDPEERLSVDDALQHPYFQPPPRE; translated from the exons ATGGAGGCTTACAGAGGTCTCCTGTTcccattagggtttctgatAATAATAGCCGTTGCGACTCTCTCTCACGGAGAATCGTCGACGTGCTTGACGGTCTACAAAGAAGGCGGTGCTCCGGCGGTCTTCCAATCTCCAAAATGCCCTCGCTGGACGCACTCCGATTACGCTTCCTACTCTCGAAGCACCTCGCGCTGTCAAACTGCCATGCTTCAAGGTCACCGGAAGTCCCTCGAGGATCGCACCCTCTGCGCTCTCGACCTTCGCATCCCCTTCCCTG GTAAAGCAGGGGTTAAGGAGGTTACAGTTGGAATTGTTGCTGTTTTCGATGGTCATAATGGGGCTGAAGCTAGTGAGATGGCTTCGAAGCTTTTATTAGAGTATTTCGTTTTGCATACCTACTTTCTCATCGATGCATCATACTCTGCTATCTTGAAGAAAGGCTCGGGAAGTTTGCAAACTAGTGCAGACCATCATTCTATTTTTCAACGGTATAATTGGGATGGCCTACTCGATCGGCATGAATTGGATCTTGGAAG GTTTAAGCATTCATTCCAAGCAAATTTTGACGATTCTTTCcactttgaaattttgaaagaaGCATTGTTGAGGGCAATACATGATATAGATGCAAAATTTTCGATG GAAGCATCTAGAAAAAATCTGGTTTCCGGATCCACAGCTACGATTATACTACTTGCTGATGGTCAAATCTTAGTTGCAAATATTGGAGACTCAAAGGCTTTATTGTGCTcagaaaaatttcaatctcctgCAGAGGCTAAGG CCACTTATTTAAGATTATACAGGCAGGAAAGGCGTAATGGTGCTATTTCACGCCTAAGAAACTATAAAAACTTGGACTTGGCTTCCTCCACTGGATTGGTGCATTTTTCTGTCAAGGAATTGACAAGAGATCATCATCCTGACAGAGACGATGAAAAATTACGGGTGGAAACTGCCGGTGGCTATGTTCTTGAATGGGGTGGTGTGCCTCGAGTCAATGGTGAGCTGGCTATTTCCCGAGCTATTGGTGATGTCTCCTTTAAAAG TTATGGGGTCATATCTGCACCAGAGTTGACTGATTGGCAACCCCTGACTGTAAATGATACCTATCTGGTGGCTGCATCTGATGGAGTTTTTGAGAAGCTGAACGTGCAGGATGTTTGTGATTTGTTGTGGGAAGTACGGAGTTATGATTCTGGGAGATCCGAGCTCTCTTCCTCATGTTCATACTCATTAGCTGATTGCATAGTGAATACtgcatttgaaaagggcagtATGGATAATGTGGCAGCTGTTGTTGTTCCGTTGGTATCTACTGGGTTTTCCGAAAGTTTGTTGAAGGAAAGGTCAGTTGGAGAGGGAGACGTAAAGTACACAGCATCAGGACTTCAGTCCACCCATGAAGGATCAG CTAATGACTGCTCTTATGCCATAAAACAATTGGAGTATGCTCATCCAGTGGTTTCCAAGTTTGACAGGTTATTG GTACAAGGAAAACACGGTTATATTGGCTGTTTTATTCTGTCTGAGAACCTTGATGAACATGCAGAGTACATGTTGCAAGCAAAGGATGAGCACGAAGGTTATGTGTATGACCTGCGTCAGGCTCTTCCTGAGGCCGTTGGCCAACAGTTTG GGGGACCTCTAAATTTGTACCATGACCAGAATTTTTGCTTGCACCTTGGAATTACTGTTGATGCTAAAGATCAATGCTTAAATCCTGAAGGCTTTGCCAGTTTCCTTGCTTTGCTTGAATCAATTCCTTTCCATGATGCTGGCTCAAACAATGGATCATTTGAATATTCAATGCCAGACAGGAG GTATGTACTAAAAAAGAGGTTTGGTCGTGGATCGTATGGTGAAGTATGGCTGGCTTTTAATTGGAACTATCATCAAGGCACCAATATGTCAAATTCAA GCCTTCCTGATGAGAACTTGCTCATTTTAAAACGCATAATG GTGGAGAAAGGGGCTGCTGTTTATTTAAGTGGTTTACGGGAGAAGTATTTTGGGGAAATTTTTATGAATGCCTCTAATCGTCTTGGAG GAAATAGTTGGACTTCTGAAAACttgtttgaagaaaaatttcaTGGAGGTTTCTATGAAGAAGGGTTGAACCATATTGCTAGATACGTGGAGTCTTTTGAATCTCAAGCAAATGAAATATGGCTTGTATTTCGTTACGAGGGCGTGTCTTTATCAAAGCTTATGTACACTGTGGAAGAAGAGACTAATGCAGATGAAGAAAGAGCTGAAAAAGTGAATCATGTCCAGATGCTGTGTCCATCAAAATGGTGGCATTGGTTGAAGACAACAAAAGCAGGACAGGAGCAAATGCGCAGTCTTATATGGCAGTTG TTGATGGCATTGAAGTCCTGTCATGACCGTAATATTACCCATAGAGATATCAAACCTG aaaatatggtgttatgcttTGAAGAGGAAGACACTGGGAGATGTCTGAAAGGAATTCCAAATGGCGAAAACTTCACCACCAAAAT GCGCATTATTGACTTCGGTAGTGCAATGGATGAGTTCACTCTAAAGCATTTATATGGGTCTACTGGACCATCCAG AGTTGAACAGACTAATGAATATACTCCCCCTGAAGCCTTACTTCATTCTAATTGGTACCTGAGGCCCACCAACACAACATTAAA GTACGATATGTGGAGTGTTGGTGTTGTGATGTTAGAGTTGATCTTAGGATCACCAAATGTTTTCCAGATTAGTAGTCACACACGTATTCTTTTAGACCGGCATATAAAGGGATGGAATGAAGGCTTAAAGGAGCTTGCATACAA ACTTAGATCATTCATGGAGTTGTGCATCTTAATCCCTGGGAGTTTCTTACGACATCACCGAACAGCGAGCCAG GCTGGAGCATCACCGGCTTCTTGGAAATGCTCAGAAGAGTTTTTCTCCCATCAGATAAAGAGTAGAGATCCGCTTAAGTTGGGGTTAGTAACTGTTTGTATCAGTTGTGTCTTATTAGACATGATTTATGTTGTACTTATTGATGCTGCAATAACATGCCATATACTTCTTGGAAACTGCAGCTTTCCAAATGTTTGGGCTTTGCGGTTGGTACGCCAGCTATTACTCTGGGATCCT GAGGAGCGGTTGAGTGTTGATGATGCTTTGCAACATCCATATTTCCAGCCTCCTCCCAGGGAATGA